AACAATAGATCGACGTTTTGCGGAATGACCCCACCCGGCGTGAGCTCGGCGCTGCCCAAATGCACGATCGTCCGTCCCGCCACTTGGATTTCGACTCGAAATACAGCGCCACAACGATAGTCCCCCGTTTTCACGGGCACGTCGTCGCAATCGGCAATGTCGCCAGGGTAGGGAACTCGGCCGAGCAAAAACCTCGAATGGGCGCTTGGAGCAAATCGCAACGTAAATGGTCCCACTTCGGTGACGATGGCTTCTTGGCCGGGATTTCGTTCGACCATTTGCAATTGTGATTCGGGGAGTTTCGCCGCTTGGCACAGCCTGATCGCCGAACGCGAACCGAATACCTTGGCGCCCGTGTGTTTGGCAATGGCCGGGACATCGAGCGCATGATCGAAATGCGTGTGACCGACGACGATTGCATCGGCACGCGGCACATAACGCGCGATCGCATCGAGATCCGAGGAGATGTGCCCAAGGAAGCAGCGACGGAGCGATGCGCGCGTGATGTACGGATCGAGCAAGACGACATGATCGTCGCAGCGAATCTCGAATCCCGCCGTTCCGAGCCATCGAATGTGAACTCGGGCGTCTCGTTCGGCAATGAATTCGTCGTGGGTGAATTCCAAGGTTTCCGGGTGCACCGAGAGCGGTATAGCCGGTTTCGTTTTCCGTGAATAGTGCCGAGGAGCGGCCCGAGCGAAGGTTCTTCGGAACGACCGAAGCGTCGGTGCAGCGTCGTGGACAGGGGCCGATGCGGTCGTGCTAATGTCGCGCGCATGAGTGACGGCGTCTTCGACCTCGAGAATCCGACCGAAGAACATCGGATGCTGCGGCAGATGGTGCGCACCTTCGCGCGCGATGTGGTGGAGCCTCAAGCGGAGGAGCACGATCGCTCCGGGACGCTGAACGTGGAGCTGTTTCGTCGCGTCGGAGAGCTGGGGCTGCACGGGATCACGATTCCATCCGAGCA
This window of the Polyangiaceae bacterium genome carries:
- a CDS encoding MBL fold metallo-hydrolase yields the protein MFFGRILEVEDAVTHARDISTTASAPVHDAAPTLRSFRRTFARAAPRHYSRKTKPAIPLSVHPETLEFTHDEFIAERDARVHIRWLGTAGFEIRCDDHVVLLDPYITRASLRRCFLGHISSDLDAIARYVPRADAIVVGHTHFDHALDVPAIAKHTGAKVFGSRSAIRLCQAAKLPESQLQMVERNPGQEAIVTEVGPFTLRFAPSAHSRFLLGRVPYPGDIADCDDVPVKTGDYRCGAVFRVEIQVAGRTIVHLGSAELTPGGVIPQNVDLLLLCVAGWRASPDLPERVMRSLSPQRVLLSHWDNFFLPMHEPARMLPAVGMMPLVDRISSLSRDVRIGTLPIRGEIGL